The window AACTGGTTTTAAGTTTGTCTTCTTTAAGAAAAGCTTTAGTCAATGTAACAGCAGGACCCCAGATTGCAGAGCTCTGAGAAGCCGCAAATGTATGAGTATAGTTAAAGGATGCCCCTATATTCATTTTCCTCTCCGGAAATCCTAATGTATAATTGATATTGGCATTATGAAATCTGGATAAGCCTCCTCTTCTCACCAACCCATTTTCCTTGCTCACCATATCGTTAAGTGAATAATTAATATTAATATTCTGAACTTTTTCTTTGGTATTTGAAAGAACGTAATTGACATTGATATTGGTATTCTGGGAGATCTGTTTATAATCTATAGAATCTTTGGGCTGCTGGATCAGCAGCGGATTATTGTTGATCGTATTAAACTGGTTAAGCTGCCTGTTTGTAAACATGGTAAAATTGGAATAGCTTGCCGTGATCATCAGCCTATCAGACGCTTTCAGGTTTGCATTTACAGCTCCTACCCAACGGCTGGTCTGCTTGAATTTGTGTCCATCCAGATTGTCCCTTTGCCGCCCAATATTCCCGGAAAGCGATAATTTATCTTTCCATAAAGTGAAGGCTGTATTCAGCGTAATATTTTCAAGATCATTGTTAAAATAATAAGCTCCCAACGTTCTATAGCCAGGATCTATTCTTTCGTATCGTACACCAATCATTCCTTTTTTGAGTTTTAAATTGACCCCTCCGTTATATGCAGAATAGTTTTGAAGTGAAGAATTTGCAGCAAGAAATTTTGATGCAATCCCCTTTTTTACAGCCGAATTTGAGGAAGCTCTTAAATCCTCCACTAAAGCAGAATTGGCATATTCTCCATATACTTCCAGGTTTTTATCAATCATGAAGCTTCCTGTCAAAGACAGTACAAGGTTTTCCTGTGGCAAAACTCCTTTTGCATCGGGAGCTACTGATAGAGAACCAATGTCATCTTTTGCATAAAATCCTATTAAACCTAATTTATACCTTTCTTTTTCCCATCTGATATGTGCTCCATAACCCATTCTGCGGTAAGCCGGGATTGTACCTGGGTTTCCGTCATCTTCCACCGCTTTGTTAAGCCTTCCCGTCATTAAAGCCACTTTAAGGGGAATAT of the Chryseobacterium aureum genome contains:
- a CDS encoding TonB-dependent receptor, whose protein sequence is MKKIYIKSAALLLLTSAFTINKAQEVDLENLGKRTMQELKKNPFTISGGISANSVFYNSNVYSGRAPFTYFLNGNLNLGLYKWTMPVSYSFTNQGSHLGYQVPFKFNRLSIAPKYKWIKAYIGDANMTFSPYTFNGLLFTGAGVELTPDIPLKVALMTGRLNKAVEDDGNPGTIPAYRRMGYGAHIRWEKERYKLGLIGFYAKDDIGSLSVAPDAKGVLPQENLVLSLTGSFMIDKNLEVYGEYANSALVEDLRASSNSAVKKGIASKFLAANSSLQNYSAYNGGVNLKLKKGMIGVRYERIDPGYRTLGAYYFNNDLENITLNTAFTLWKDKLSLSGNIGRQRDNLDGHKFKQTSRWVGAVNANLKASDRLMITASYSNFTMFTNRQLNQFNTINNNPLLIQQPKDSIDYKQISQNTNINVNYVLSNTKEKVQNININYSLNDMVSKENGLVRRGGLSRFHNANINYTLGFPERKMNIGASFNYTHTFAASQSSAIWGPAVTLTKAFLKEDKLKTSFGTSYNHSGSRTANSNVISFRLGANYIPWKKHSFDVNFIQMLRNSNQAVENPNINEMTLTAGYNYSF